CAATCTTCTAGCTGCTCGATTCAGAGTATACAATGCTTGCCCGACATCAACACCTTCGTTAATCATAGTTTGAATCTCAATCACCTCCTTTCTATATTTTCATTATATTTAGTTATTTATTGTTTGTCAACATTTAATTATTTTTGTGTTTTAACGAATTAAATATAGTATTTTTGCGGACATAGCAACATTGGGGTAATACTTTGTATGCCTGCTTCATTTACAACATAGAACTCTTCGCTATACATTTCAGTTTCTGGATAACTAAACAGCTCGTAAACTTTACCATATGTAATTTCCATCGGCACTTCGTGAATAGGTCGATCAAAAACTACATAATGAGCCGATTTGATATTGTCTACTTCGTTTAACGTTAGTTGTTGCATAATATCTTCCTCCAAATATATATTAATTCTATTATTAAATATCTGCTGTACTCATATGTAGGGCATCATTCATTACTGTTCTATATTTTGCTGGAGCTTCAAAAAACTTTACACTTAACTTATCTTTTAGAATTGTAATATGCTGCTCAAACTGAACCACACTATCCCTATCAATGCCACAATCTTCTTTTCTCATAAGAACATGAGTTGGTAGTTTTGCTTTTTGAATCTGAGCAGTTATTGGAACTACTACTACTACTGGAGAAAATCTGTTTCCTATATTATTACTAATCACCATTACTGGTCGAACTCCAGCTTGCACACTTCCTTCTGGTTTACCTAAGTCTGCCATCCATACATCAAATTTTTTGATTAACTTCGCATCCACCCTTTCGCGTTCCAATGTTGCATTCATTCCAATCACTCCCGACTAGTTTTTTTAATTTCATTATTTTTGTTTATCTGCTGTAATTACATTAAACCATATCGCATAATACATAACAAGAGAACAAGTGTTCTTTTTATAATTTATTTCATTATTTTTGTTTATTAGGATATAAAATGATAAAAAAAAGAGCCAACCCATAATTGGATTGACTCTCTGATTTGTTGTTATTTTAATAGATTTTCCATAGGGACACCCAATGCACTCGAAATAAGCTTAATTGTCTCTATATTAGGAGATGAACCGTACTCTAGTTCTTCGATATCTGATTCTTCTAATTTTGTTATATTTGCAACAGCTAAATGTGTTAAGTCTAATTCTTCCCAAGCCTTTACAAGTCTTGAAACCATCTTATTTAGGGTTTCTGAATCGTATTGTATTGGTTCATAAGCCGGCTCATCCATTTCACCAAGCTTGAATATCATATTTGCTAAACTACCGTTATTAGATAGCCATTTAAATCCTCTTTTATTGTAAAACTCCACGGTACTTTCTAAAGCTTCCACGTTCAAAAAGTTACATCCGCTCAACTCAGATATGTCGGCTGCAATCTTTATAGCTTCTAGAACCATATATTTTCCATAGCCCAGCTTACGATATTTTGTATCAACACCTAAATAATGAAGCTTTACTGAGGGAAATTGAGTTAGATCGCTATCTTTGGGAAGTGTCCATCCATACAAACTTTCTAATCTATCTCTCTGCTTTGGATTAATAGCAATTAAATCATTATGTAAAGTAAAGAACCCAACCAATTTATCATTGTCATCAAAATAGAGTCGGGTTCTAGCAGTTTGTAGTTCATGCAACAAAAGAGCTTTCTCTTTTAAAAAATTCTCTACAGACATTTCATCAGGAGTTTGTGCAAAACTAAGTCCCTCAATATCCTTTATATATTTCGAAGAGATATCATCGTATATTAACAAGAATCATGGCCTACTTTCTTTTAGCTGATCTCACATGATCTTTTAGTTCTTTTCGAACTCGGTTCATAATTTCATTGTCTGTTTTTTTTCTGCTTGTGGCATATTCAATAAAATTTTTATAGTCAGTTTCATTTTCGAAAAAAATCTGAGTTTGACGAATTGGTTTGATTTCAGTTGCTTGCATTTTTTTATCCTCCTTACCACTACACATTTTACGCACCTCCACACACAATACTTTTTTCTTAAAAGTATGTCACCGCAAAGTGTAACTTATACTGTGTGATTATGCTTTGTGTACCTTTGACTATATCTGTCGTATATTCATTATAGCACGTGTCACGTAACACGTACAATATGTCACGTGACACAAATGGAAAATAATTGTACGATTTTCGTCTGAAAATAGACGATTTATTGAGGGATATTTCAAGTTGAAATAAGGGTGAAAAATTGAACAACAAAAAACGCCCATTATGGACGTTTATTTATGTGAGTTGAGCATTGTTTTTTTATCTCCCTTTTGAGACTCCAATTAGAATAGATAAATCAAGTCGGTTTGTAGTTGAATTACTCCTTACTTGTTTACACATATTATCGATCACAAAATTCACATTGTTTTCTTTCCTATAAATGTTCAAAATTGTTGTTCATTTATCCGTCTTTTCCGCATTGTAAATGCTGATGAATTTATGCTAAAATAAAGCCAAGAAGCGTATACTAAAAAAGAGCAAGGATGGGTGAACATCCCTACTCTTTTGGTAACAACCGCCTTGAAGAGCGGTCAGCCGTGGTTTGGTTCAACGAAATAGACCGTTTACCTTTGCACAGGGGCGGTCTATTTTCGTTTGTTTTGGTTCAATGCAATAACAATCGTGACGATCAATCCGATCAACGCTACAATCAGCGTACCGAACATCATCATTAATGTCAGAGCATCTTTAACCTCCACAGGCATCACCTCCTTTGCAGGAGACTAGCCGACCGCCCATCTAAGCCATTCTGTTACCAAGGAATATTATAACATATTGATAGATAAGTGAACATTAAAAAGAGGAGTCGGAGTTTAAGTCCGCTTCCTCTCTACTACTGCTTAAGTATTACCACATGTATACTTCCAATAAAGATTTAGCTGTAGAATTCGCTTTGGCATAGTCAATTGGTAATTTACCTTCAGCGTTCTTGATTGTTGGTGTAGCCTTCAAGTCTTTAAGTTCACCCAAGAAAAAACCATTTTCATCTTTAACAGCTTCATGTAAAGGAGTATCCCCAAACGAACGATTCTTTACGTTCACATTCAAGCCATTCTTCTTGATCACAAGGTATGTTGCATAGTCATTCTTACGAATTACCCAATGAAGGATTGAGTCTCCATTTGCATCCTGACTGTTAATCGTTAACTCACCAGAAGCAATGGCTGCTGCAATCTTTTCACTGTCTAATTTATCTCCTTTTGCATACTGCTCCACGTTAAAAGTTTTACCTCCTTGCTTAACCGCTGTTGTTGCTGGCTCAGCTTTTGTAGTTTGTGTAGTTGTACTCGTAGAAGTTGAGGAAGGTGTGTTTGTTCCCCCCTCCACTAACTCAATTTTGCTGCTACTTGCTGATTTAACACTATAACCCATTGCTGAAGCCGTATCGCGTACAGGCAAGTAGCTGCGTCCATTGACTGAAATAGGCTGATCGTTCAGTTTAGCTTCTGTACCGTTCACAATTACTTTTGTATTCAACAATGTTGCTTTAACAAAGTTAGATGCTCCAACAGATACACTGGTTGTTACAAGTATTCCGACTCCAAGACCGAATAGGAATGTTGGAATTTTTCTTTTCATAGTATGTACCCCCATAAATTAGCTAGTCTTTACATTATTATCGGTCTTTGGAGTGGAAAATTTTAGATGCAATTACATGAAGTCATAGCGCTTTGCGTTAAAGACCATAGTTCCGTCCGCCTTGCATTCAATGTAGGCTAAACTATTTCCTAGCTTAGTGGCACCACCAGTAGATGAAAGTAAACTAATGTCTTTTGCTCTGATTATAACATCTTTATCCTGAGATGTTATAAACACACCTTCATCACCTAATTTTAATGATCTCTCTTTACCTGTATTGCTTGCCCCGTAGATGAAATCAAATGAGCCATTAGGCTTCTTAATCCAACCTATACCACTATTCTCAGTTGCTCCATCACCAAGCCCCATTTTACGATATGGAGTACTGGCATCCCCAGAACCTTCAAATCCATCTTCCATTTTAATTTTCTGGTTCTGGCTTGTATCGTACACATATACAGGCCAAGCCGTTGGATTAATAGTGTACTTACCAGATTGGGCAGATGTTTCCCAATACAACAATCTTCCATCAGGAAGTTTCTTCTGTTCTCCCTGTGTGACCTTACCCGTAATCCATCTAGCCTTATTACCTTCAATAGTTATGTAATTAGACCAATCAGTAATGGCAGCATTTGTCAAAGTCGACAACCTACCCGCTGTCAGATCCGTGATCACACCGCTATCGCCTGCAAAAATATTAGCCGCCATTAGCTGCGCGTCGACCATCCCAGCACCAATAATGTTATAATTATTGAGAAAAAGATCACCGTTTAACGAATTCATCAACTTTGTTCCATCTGGTTTGGTAATCTCTACATTTTTAAATCTAGCTGAACCATCCATTCTAATTACTGCATTTGCTGTATTTTCGTCTGCGCTCCCCAGTCTCAACCCGTTCTGGTCGATTACAACGATTCTATTTCCTGATCCAACTTGGAACTTACTATCGACAACAACTGAATCACTAATATCGGCTCCAACCATCCATACTTTACCGTAGTAATCTATGTGGAACGGAGATGAACTCCATTGACCACTCCCCATTGACAAGCCCTCTTTATCGACGCGGAAAACTCTTTCACCTTCGCCAGCTTGAAAGTTGCCCTTCATAAACAAATCGCCATCGGGAGAGGTATAGAGTGTCTTTTCAAAAGTGCCATTACGATTGCGCTCTAGCTTAAAACCATCTACATTATCGAAGGTGAATCTATTCAAAATCTTATCATTTCCACATACATTCGGTTCTTCGAATCTATTAATTTGCATACCAAATCTATCTGGATCGGTACTCAGCAATCCAATACGTTGAACTTCACGATGACAACGGTCAAAGATACTGAATTTTGGACCTCTTATATCTAAGAGTCCATCATTATCACCTAGATTCAAATTTACTCCAACTATAAGTTTGCCCCATACATTATCAGCTACTATATGCGTTGGGGTGATCGCTGTCTTAAAAGAAAGACCGCCATCGTCTGTCAGGGCTATTATCCCGTTAGACATTCGAACAAACTTCAAATTATCGTTCGTATCAGTTAAAGTAATTCCTTTTCTATCGATGGTAACTGTTTGATTGTTGGCTATGTTGATCTCATTGGTAATTTTATTTCTAAAGTTATCAATTTGTTTCGTTATGTCATTTGATTCAACAATAGCTTTATCATATCTGTACTTACTTGTGTCTACAGCTACAGATGTTCTATTTGCATTCTCAAGTACCTTTTTAAGATCGGTAAATTCATCGGCAACATTTTTCACATTGGCAACAACAAGATTAACATTTGAGCCTTCATAATCGTATTTAATCTCTGTGATTCTAGCAGTCAAGTTAAGTTCCATTGGTTCATACTTTACATTAACAAAGTCACCAAGATTTAATTTCTTCCAATCAAACTGAGCTTCTACAATTTCCATGAAATTTACAATGTCTAAGTCCATGCTTAGTTGAGGAACCTGTAATTCTTTAAACTTCTCTTGTGCTGCATTATATAAATCTTGCTCATCTATGTATTTACTATCTGAAAATTCTTTTTCTATAATATAATCCTTTAGTTCATACAACTGCTCATTTGTAAAATTGACACTTTCACTTGTTTCGTGTTGAAGTGTACTAATTCTATTTTTCACATCTGTAATTTTATCTTCTATAGATTGTATTTCTTCTTTTTTTATTCTAATCTGGTTCTCTTTATTGTCGTAATTGTACTTGTCTATAATTTTGTCGGCATTCCCTGAAGCTTCAAGTTCTTCAACAGAAATGAATGCTACTTGCATAAATACTTGAGTAGAACCACCGGATACATTCACCGTAGTATTGCTCTTATCTCTAAACTTATCTAATAAGACCCATTTGCCTGACTGAATAACTTTGTTTGAACCGTCAACACTCACACTCACACCGTTTGCATTATCAACCTTAATCATAACGGCATAACCTAGTCTGTTGTTTAACTCAAATGTTCGTGAGCTATTGCCACTATGTTGATACTTTTCAAAAAACATTTTACCATCAAACTGTTGAGTAACTTGTAGTTCACCCAAAACGGAATTGTCATTCAACAACTTATTCAATTCTACATTAAGTTGATTTAACTGTTTTTCGTAACCTTGTCTTTCTTTTAGATAGCTGTCATACAAACCCTTTTTGGACTTCAACAAATCTGCATAATCAAGCAGAGCATGACAAAGCGAATCAGACATAAAGTAACTAGACTGAATAACATTTCTGTTTTTGTCTCGGTTAAAAGGATAAATCCAATAGGTGAAATCTTCGATATAGTTTTGCCCTGTTGGATTCACATTTTGAATCCCCATATCATCTTGACCATATGCATATAATCGTGTGATAATTCCCTCTACGTTAGATATAACATTCATTGTTTTTAAATATTTATTCCAACTAAAGGTCAAGCCTAGATTGTTACCGAATAGTTCCGGCTTAATTAAATCGACTAGCCGTTTATCTGTATCGAATCTTACAATTGCATTATATGTATCTGCTACAGTGTATATTGCGTCTAAAACATTTGTACTGTCGAAGGAAAATGTTCTATAAGTTAATTGAAAATCAGCATCAATTGTACCTATCTCCCATTTAGTATCAGCCAACAAATCATCCATAACTCGTTTAGCATGATACGCTTCTTTATTATAACCACGGATTTTTTTATCTTTTAGCTCGAAAGTCAAAGAGTCGGCACGTACAGTTCTAGCATCACGTTCCTCAGTAGAATCATCGATAATATTATTAATCATAAACCATTCAGTTTTATGACCTTCGATAACTTTGATTAAATACTTTTCACGTAAGAGTTCAATATTCTTATTTTTCACTAAACGATGATTGATATCGATATGGAAAGGAAGGGATAATTCAATTGAAGATACTTGGTTTATCTTTGTTTCTTTACTGTCATTATAAGCTTCACTTAATTTACTTATAATTGTTCTATCTCGCTTACACAGAAAATATTGTGGTTGTATTGGTTTTAAGCTAAAATCTATTTCACCTATCAATATATTAATCTCCTTAATATAAAAGAAGGGCTAAATTTAGCCCCCCAATTTCTTACTTTATATTTATGTCAAATCCATTACGTTTTAATTCTCTCATTAAAGTTTGAACATTATCTTTCATTGCTCTCTTATCACTGGAACCCTGCAAAGTAATTTCTGCATGATAATTATTTGTGATTCTGGAATCTGAATTATTGTTCGTTACAGGTGTAACCTTCGAAACATCAAATCCACCACTTATTTTATCAACGATACTGCGCGTAACATCCACAACTTTAATCAGATTAGCCGTATCGCTCTTATTAAGTATCAATTCCTTCTCATGAGCCAACAGGAACATGCCTTTACCGCCCATGTTATCGGGTGTCTTACCACCAGTTTCGGCACTAAATACTTTCTGTTTAACCAGATAGTCGTAGTTTCCATCTGGAAATCCCCATCTTGAGCGCATTGCATCATTTTCAGCTTTAAGAGACTGAAATTGTGCTTGAAGACTTTTAATTTTATTGTTATCTGGTTTCTTTTCGCGCTGTAACTGTGTAACTTGTCTAGAGATTGATTCGGCTTGTTGTTTGTTTGAAAGGTATTTCTGCCAATCTCCTTTTTGGTCGCTATTGCCCTTGCCATTTCCTGAACCATTTCCAATGCCTACACCTGAACCACTGCCTTTACCACCATTATCTAAATTCAAGAAATCATCAAGCTTGCTTTGATCCATAGTCAAACTATCACGCATATTCTGCATTTGTTTAGCTGTCTCGGTTGCTTGATCTTGAAGGAACGTAAAGAAATTAGAATACTCGCCTTTCAGTTCGTCTATGGTTGATTTAACTTTTGTCTTATCGTCTGACATAAGATTTTGCTTCATTCTGTAGTACCGTTGCTCATCTTCAAGGATATCGTCAAATTTACGCTCAGTTAAATCTTTTTCTCTCTCAATATTGTCCGTTATTGCATCGTGCGCTTTATCTTCAGCGTCTTTGGATTTATCAAGATATTTCTTACGGTCTTCAAGTTGGTCGCTCAGGTTTTCTTGACGTAGTTCGCGTTCACGATCTAATTTAAACTTGTCGATTTCCTCATTTTTAGCATCAATTTGTTCCTGTAAATCTTTTCGTCTAGCTTTAGCTTCGAATGAGTTATCTAGTAATTCCTTATTAAATCTATCCTGTAACTTCTGACGTTCATCAAGTTTCTTCTTTAATTCCTTTTCATAGTCGTCTGCTTCGTCAGAACGATTCATCGCTTTGATTCGGGCATTAATCATATCCTCAAAACGCTTTGCTTCATCGTCTATATTTTTTGTTGCCTGATCGTGACGCTTATCCTCAGCTTCTTTTTGTTTATCGATAGCCTTTAGAGCAATATCTTTTTGCTCTTCAACTTGTTTCTTATAATCCTCGATAATCTTATCGGCTGCATCAGATTTGATTCTTCTGATTGCGTTCTGGTACTCAAGAAGTTTCAGATTCAATTCTTCTTGTTGTTTTATGTATTCTTCCTTATTTTTAGCAGATAATTTTTCACTGACAATCATCTTGTCTAAATCAGCAATTGTTTTTCTGGTAATATTGCTTTGTTGATTATATAGAGAAATCTGTTTCTGCAATACCTTCTGATATTCTGGCGAATGTTCATCTAACGCTTCGAGTTGGGCATTTGTAACCTCTAATTCTCTACCGAGTTTCTCAACTTTTTCACTACTTTCGCCCAAATTACTATTGAATACAGCCACACGTTTTTCTTGAATACTATTGTCGAACTCTGCAATTTTGGCGTTATTATCTCTAATTTGCTTCTCGAATTCACCAGCAGTTATTTGCTTAGATGCTACCATCTTCTTCAATGACTCATTCTGCTTACGAACCTCATCTTGTTGCTTTGTCATGTAGCTTATTTGAGACATTTCTTCTTTACGCCATTTACTGGACGTTTCCGAATACATAGACTGCTTTGACTGAGAGATAGCGATTAAGTTATCTATATTATCTAGTTTATTTTGAGATTCAGTAATATAGTCATTAATCCAATTTACTCTATTTTGATATTGCTTTTCATCTAGTTCTGAATATGTTTTCTGTGCATCTTCCTTAGCCTTTGCCATATCAGAAGCAGAAGGGAGCGAATATTTGTTTTTAGATTTACCGCTAAACACACTAGAACTATCACCGTCATAATATCGAAGAACATTGCCAACATAATTCGTATCACCATAGACTTTACTACCAGTTTTCTGCTTTTGCATAGCAGAGAACTTCTTCATGTTCTCTACACTGTAGCCACCATTTTTATTGAAATATTCCAATATTCCTGGTCCCATATTATACATAGCTAGAGCAACGTCTACGTTACCTGTTTGATTGAGATATTTAGCAAACATAGCAGTTCCAGTTTTAATACTGCTTTCAACATTAGTGTTTTTACCAAGGCTGCTAACCTGCATTACATTTTTAATACCATTAGCGCCATTACCTGACTCTTGTTGAATGATCGCCTTAATTAACGCAGGGTCTACACCATTAGCTCCAGCATATTTGTTTATTAAGTCAGCGTTTTTCCCTGTGACCTTAGTAGACGAAGAAGTAGTGGGAGCTTGAATATCTGGAATAGCATTAGCACCGGGGATACGTCTGGCACCACTGTACCTATCTGCCCAGTATTTAGTGTTCAGATTCCCTTGCTTTAGTCCAGAATCACCCATCTGCATAAAGTTACCGTCACCCATGTAGAAACCGACATGTGAATTGGCTTTACCTTTGACAGTGTTAAAGAATACAAGGTCACCTTTTTGTAAATCCTTTTTATTGGTCACGGCTTGACCTTGTTTTACTTGCTCCTGCGTAGTTCGAGGAAGTTTGATATCAAGGAATTGTTTAAACATCTGTTGAACGAATAGAGAACAATCGGATACAGCGGTAGCAGTGAACTGGTCATAACTAACATTAGATTTAGCCGCTTGACTATACTTGAACGTTTTGGAAGAAGACAATGAAAGAGCTTCAGAAACCATTGAATCCAAACCAGTACCGCCTTTAGTAGTGGTAGTCACTTTTGTAGATACCAGTTTTGATGGATCAGCAATACCTTCCTTGAGTAGATTCTTTCGTTGTTCTATTAATTTGTTTTCTTGCTCAAGTGATTTACGGTATGCCGCAGACCCTTTACGCATTCTAGTTCGTTTATTTTCCAAATCGTCCTGTGCAGCAGCGACAGCTTTAAGTTTCTTCTGTGTTTCGGTTAAGATTTCATTAGTTTCTGACAAAG
This window of the Paenibacillus polymyxa genome carries:
- a CDS encoding type II toxin-antitoxin system PemK/MazF family toxin; protein product: MNATLERERVDAKLIKKFDVWMADLGKPEGSVQAGVRPVMVISNNIGNRFSPVVVVVPITAQIQKAKLPTHVLMRKEDCGIDRDSVVQFEQHITILKDKLSVKFFEAPAKYRTVMNDALHMSTADI
- a CDS encoding GNAT family N-acetyltransferase — translated: MLIYDDISSKYIKDIEGLSFAQTPDEMSVENFLKEKALLLHELQTARTRLYFDDNDKLVGFFTLHNDLIAINPKQRDRLESLYGWTLPKDSDLTQFPSVKLHYLGVDTKYRKLGYGKYMVLEAIKIAADISELSGCNFLNVEALESTVEFYNKRGFKWLSNNGSLANMIFKLGEMDEPAYEPIQYDSETLNKMVSRLVKAWEELDLTHLAVANITKLEESDIEELEYGSSPNIETIKLISSALGVPMENLLK
- a CDS encoding putative holin-like toxin, translating into MEVKDALTLMMMFGTLIVALIGLIVTIVIALNQNKRK
- a CDS encoding stalk domain-containing protein, with the protein product MKRKIPTFLFGLGVGILVTTSVSVGASNFVKATLLNTKVIVNGTEAKLNDQPISVNGRSYLPVRDTASAMGYSVKSASSSKIELVEGGTNTPSSTSTSTTTQTTKAEPATTAVKQGGKTFNVEQYAKGDKLDSEKIAAAIASGELTINSQDANGDSILHWVIRKNDYATYLVIKKNGLNVNVKNRSFGDTPLHEAVKDENGFFLGELKDLKATPTIKNAEGKLPIDYAKANSTAKSLLEVYMW
- a CDS encoding phage tail spike protein, which translates into the protein MIGEIDFSLKPIQPQYFLCKRDRTIISKLSEAYNDSKETKINQVSSIELSLPFHIDINHRLVKNKNIELLREKYLIKVIEGHKTEWFMINNIIDDSTEERDARTVRADSLTFELKDKKIRGYNKEAYHAKRVMDDLLADTKWEIGTIDADFQLTYRTFSFDSTNVLDAIYTVADTYNAIVRFDTDKRLVDLIKPELFGNNLGLTFSWNKYLKTMNVISNVEGIITRLYAYGQDDMGIQNVNPTGQNYIEDFTYWIYPFNRDKNRNVIQSSYFMSDSLCHALLDYADLLKSKKGLYDSYLKERQGYEKQLNQLNVELNKLLNDNSVLGELQVTQQFDGKMFFEKYQHSGNSSRTFELNNRLGYAVMIKVDNANGVSVSVDGSNKVIQSGKWVLLDKFRDKSNTTVNVSGGSTQVFMQVAFISVEELEASGNADKIIDKYNYDNKENQIRIKKEEIQSIEDKITDVKNRISTLQHETSESVNFTNEQLYELKDYIIEKEFSDSKYIDEQDLYNAAQEKFKELQVPQLSMDLDIVNFMEIVEAQFDWKKLNLGDFVNVKYEPMELNLTARITEIKYDYEGSNVNLVVANVKNVADEFTDLKKVLENANRTSVAVDTSKYRYDKAIVESNDITKQIDNFRNKITNEINIANNQTVTIDRKGITLTDTNDNLKFVRMSNGIIALTDDGGLSFKTAITPTHIVADNVWGKLIVGVNLNLGDNDGLLDIRGPKFSIFDRCHREVQRIGLLSTDPDRFGMQINRFEEPNVCGNDKILNRFTFDNVDGFKLERNRNGTFEKTLYTSPDGDLFMKGNFQAGEGERVFRVDKEGLSMGSGQWSSSPFHIDYYGKVWMVGADISDSVVVDSKFQVGSGNRIVVIDQNGLRLGSADENTANAVIRMDGSARFKNVEITKPDGTKLMNSLNGDLFLNNYNIIGAGMVDAQLMAANIFAGDSGVITDLTAGRLSTLTNAAITDWSNYITIEGNKARWITGKVTQGEQKKLPDGRLLYWETSAQSGKYTINPTAWPVYVYDTSQNQKIKMEDGFEGSGDASTPYRKMGLGDGATENSGIGWIKKPNGSFDFIYGASNTGKERSLKLGDEGVFITSQDKDVIIRAKDISLLSSTGGATKLGNSLAYIECKADGTMVFNAKRYDFM